A section of the Bacteroidales bacterium genome encodes:
- a CDS encoding winged helix-turn-helix domain-containing protein: MSRDKDITITNSTLTYKVVPDFLLRKHCADLAVIYSYLESQHRAFEKRGTLVDGKFFYRTYENIASRCYMSVDKVKKHVKTMEKEGYIETKFLYSGGKNTKHYCVDVCVLEKKSRDSEWEAESDVEKRMVKRRRQFVKDSAKKRKLKNNSSQERDSDSRKESNGSETDNPVNYIFPDIGEFDFKKYKSNLGLK; this comes from the coding sequence ATGAGCAGGGATAAAGATATTACTATAACAAACAGCACCCTTACTTACAAAGTTGTTCCTGATTTCCTTTTGAGAAAGCATTGTGCTGATCTTGCTGTTATATATTCCTATCTTGAATCTCAGCACAGAGCATTTGAAAAAAGAGGTACTTTAGTTGACGGTAAGTTTTTTTACAGGACTTATGAAAATATAGCTTCTCGGTGCTATATGTCTGTAGACAAAGTAAAAAAGCATGTTAAGACAATGGAGAAAGAAGGGTACATAGAGACAAAGTTTCTTTATAGCGGTGGCAAAAACACAAAGCACTACTGTGTTGATGTTTGTGTATTGGAAAAAAAATCAAGAGATTCTGAATGGGAGGCCGAATCTGATGTTGAAAAAAGAATGGTTAAGAGAAGAAGACAGTTTGTAAAAGATTCCGCTAAAAAAAGAAAACTAAAAAATAACTCAAGCCAAGAACGGGATAGCGATAGCCGTAAGGAAAGTAATGGTTCGGAGACAGATAATCCGGTAAACTATATTTTCCCTGACATTGGAGAGTTTGACTTTAAAAAATATAAATCAAATTTAGGACTAAAATGA